In Helianthus annuus cultivar XRQ/B chromosome 8, HanXRQr2.0-SUNRISE, whole genome shotgun sequence, a single genomic region encodes these proteins:
- the LOC110873879 gene encoding probable anion transporter 4, chloroplastic isoform X1: MYSPATVTPPSGFPPATILQNPRKTRTIKSFSKSSSSFSSNSTLQTSKPTIQIHHEACRTRISARFLPKPRVSSDDAQPRVSVNEDEEASEPSFLEFITSERVKVVAMVALALALCNADRVVMSVAIVPLSQSRGWSQAFAGVVQSSFLWGYMISPIAGGTLVDYYGGKIVMACGVALWSMATFLTPWAADHSLLALLTMRALLGVAEGVALPCMNNMIARWFPETERSRAVGLAMAGFQLGSAIGLTLSPILMSQGGVGGPFIIFGLSGFLWVLVWVSATSSTPERSPQITKYELEYIQSKRKKGQMKTAKIIPPFRRLLSKLPTWSLIVANSMHSWGFFVILSWMPVYFKTIYHVDLRQAAWFSAVPWSMMALVGYLAGVFSDKLIQSGMTITLTRKIMQSIGFVGPGIALIGLIMAKSPVVASAWLTLAVGLKSFSHCGFLVNLQEIAPQYSGVLHGMSNTAGTLAAIVGTVGAGFFVELVGSFQGFLLLTSLLYFSAALFWNIFSTGQRVNFDEGS; this comes from the exons ATGTACTCTCCGGCCACCGTCACTCCGCCGTCCGGTTTTCCTCCGGCCACCATTCTCCAAAACCCTCGAAAAACCAGAACCATCAAATCTTTCTCCAAATCATCATCGTCTTTTTCTTCAAATTCAACTCTCCAAACTTCAAAGCCAACAATCCAAATCCACCACGAAGCATGTAGAACTCGAATTTCCGCTCGTTTTCTCCCAAAACCTAGGGTTTCATCGGACGATGCACAGCCTAGAGTCTCGGTTAACGAAGATGAAGAAGCATCGGAGCCGAGTTTTCTGGAGTTTATTACATCAGAGAGAGTTAAAGTTGTTGCGATGGTGGCGTTGGCGCTGGCGCTGTGTAATGCGGATCGTGTTGTGATGTCGGTTGCGATTGTTCCGTTGTCGCAGTCTCGTGGCTGGAGTCAGGCTTTTGCTGGTGTTGTTCAG TCATCTTTTCTTTGGGGTTATATGATATCACCGATTGCCGGAGGAACACTAGTGGACTATTATGGTGGTAAAATAGTTATGGCATGTGGGGTAGCTTTATGGTCAATGGCTACATTTCTTACCCCATGGGCTGCCGATCATTCTCTTTTGGCACTACTTACCATGCGTGCTTTGCTTGGCGTTGCAGAAGGCGTAGCACTTCCATGTATGAACAACATGATAGCAAG ATGGTTTCCAGAAACGGAACGGTCAAGGGCTGTTGGGCTTGCAATGGCTGGGTTCCAGCTTGGAAGTGCTATTGGACTCACGCTTTCTCCGATCCTGATGTCACAAGGTGGTGTAGGAGGACCCTTTATAATATTTGGATTATCTGGCTTTCTATGGGTTTTGGTATGGGTATCTGCAACATCTAGCACTCCAGAGAGAAGCCCTCAAATAACTAAATATGAGTTAGAATACATACAAAGCAAAAGGAAAAAGGGTCAAATGAAGACAGCCAAAATAATCCCACCGTTCAGGCGTTTGCTTTCTAAATTACCTACTTGGTCCCTCATTGTTGCTAATTCCATGCATAGCTGG GGATTCTTTGTTATTCTTTCATGGATGCCGGTTTACTTTAAAACA ATATATCATGTTGACCTTCGACAAGCAGCATGGTTTAGTGCTGTTCCTTGGAGTATGATGGCATTAGTGGGTTACTTGGCTGGTGTTTTTTCGGACAAACTGATTCAAAGTGGGATGACCATAACTTTGACTCGCAAAATTATGCAG TCAATTGGTTTTGTGGGACCCGGTATTGCTCTTATTGGTCTGATTATGGCAAAAAGCCCAGTAGTAGCGTCCGCTTGGCTTACTTTAGCTGTGGGTCTGAAATCATTTAGTCACTGTGGATTCCTTGTTAACCTTCAG GAGATTGCTCCACAGTATTCTGGTGTTCTACATG GCATGTCAAACACTGCAGGCACATTAGCTGCCATAGTGGGGACTGTTGGAGCTGGTTTCTTTGTGGAATTGGTGGGCTCCTTTCAGGGATTCTTATTGCTGACATCACTTCTCTATTTCTCAGCAGCACTGTTCTGGAACATATTCTCCACCGGCCAACGGGTGAATTTTGATGAAGGTAGTTAG